One genomic region from Bactrocera tryoni isolate S06 chromosome 3, CSIRO_BtryS06_freeze2, whole genome shotgun sequence encodes:
- the LOC120770156 gene encoding uncharacterized protein LOC120770156, translated as MSYELKCTLMTFIVVFCCNHIASAAAYPWQADHEGYDASLDPVIWSRAFVKDNIRRPRQFATFPAAAGGNNEVQLNNRFYEFQQRFVDSNRAASGILRDEKRRAKSSAHFGEGRTGASAAESEWNAIAHAEYRSGNNRKSSLNRSKTQARRKRNHKR; from the coding sequence ATGTCATACGAATTAAAGTGCACACTTATGACATTTATTGTTGTGTTTTGCTGTAATCACATCGCCTCGGCTGCGGCATATCCCTGGCAAGCCGATCATGAGGGTTATGACGCCAGCTTGGATCCGGTCATTTGGTCACGCGCCTTCGTCAAAGACAATATACGTCGACCCCGACAATTCGCGACATTTCCCGCTGCGGCCGGCGGAAATAATGAAGTCCAACTGAATAACCGCTTTTATGAATTCCAACAACGCTTCGTCGACTCGAATCGCGCAGCAAGCGGTATTTTGCGTGATGAAAAGCGTCGTGCGAAAAGTTCGGCTCATTTTGGCGAAGGTCGCACTGGCGCATCGGCAGCGGAAAGCGAATGGAACGCAATTGCGCATGCCGAGTACAGATCGGGAAATAACCGCAAGTCGAGTCTGAATCGTTCGAAGACGCAAGCCAGAAGAAAACGCAATCACAAACGTTAA